One window of the Triticum dicoccoides isolate Atlit2015 ecotype Zavitan chromosome 3B, WEW_v2.0, whole genome shotgun sequence genome contains the following:
- the LOC119277122 gene encoding subtilisin-like protease SBT2.2, with amino-acid sequence MGVLRRERWAIPLLWAVLLAVALLGGARGSGDGAAVYIVTMKQAAVSHKRLDLERKSVAAAGGGGAGDNPATSILRKPRHPSPESVNYGSLLVRLQNSLLKKTLRGEHYIKLYSYHYLINGFAVVLTPQQVEKLNRRKEVANIMLDFSVRTATTYTPEFLGLPEGAWVQNGGPQCAGQGVVVGLIDTGIDPNHPSFADDLTADNYPVPAHYSGNCEVTSDFPSGSCNRKLVGARHFAASAITRGVFNASQDLASPSDSDGHGTHTASIAAGNHGIPVIVAGHHFGNASGMAPRAHIAVYKALYKGFGGFAADVVAAIDQAAEDNVDIISLSITPNRRPPGLATFFNPIDMALMSAVKDGIFVVQAAGNTGPSPKSMSSYSPWIFTVGASAHDREYNNYVVLGNNLTISGVGLAPGTDGDSMYNLIAAPHALQNYTTTPIEMSLGECQDPSHLDKDLIRGKILVCSYSIRFVLGLSSVKQALDTAKNVSAAGVIFYLDPFVLGFQLNPTPMDIPGLIIPSPDDSKIFLSYYNNSLVRDGTSDRVVNFGAVAKILGGLKPNYGSSAPKVMFYSARGPDPEDNTLANADILKPNVVAPGSSIWGAWSSRGLDSAEFTGESFAMLSGTSMAAPHIAGLAALIKQKFPSFSPAAIGSALSTTTTLSDRQGNPIMSQRTYSNPDSTQTPATPFDMGNGFANATAALDPGLIFDCSYDDYLSFLCGINGSAPVVANYTGNSCGASTMTGADLNLPSITIAVLNQSRTVTRTVTNVASDENYTLSCNAPYGVAASAAPTQFFIASGQKQLVTFVVNATMTNSSVSFGDVEFYGDKGHRVVIPFTVMSKAV; translated from the exons ATGGGGGTGCTGCGGAGGGAGCGGTGGGCTATTCCCCTCCTGTGGGCGGTGCTTCTTGCGGTCGCGCTGCTGGGCGGCGCCCGCGGCTCCGGGGACGGCGCCGCGGTGTACATTGTTACCATGAAGCAGGCGGCGGTGTCCCACAAGCGCCTCGACCTGGAGAGAAAAAGCgttgccgccgccggcggcggcggcgcaggggatAACCCGGCCACCAGCATTCTTAGGAAGCCGAG GCATCCTTCGCCCGAATCTGTGAATTATGGCTCACTCCTAGTGCGCCTTCAAAATTCTCTCCTGAAGAAGACACTAAGAGGAGAGCACTATATAAAATTGTACAGTTACCACTACCTGATCAATGGTTTTGCTGTCGTCCTCACTCCTCAGCAG GTAGAGAAGCTAAATAGGAGAAAAGAAGTGGCAAACATAATGTTGGATTTCTCTGTTAGGACGGCAACAACTTATACCCCCGAATTCCTTGGCCTGCCAGAAGGTGCATGGGTGCAAAATGGTGGTCCACAATGTGCTGGCCAGGGTGTTGTTGTGGGCCTCATTGATACAGGAATCGACCCAAATCACCCTAGCTTTGCAGATGACTTGACAGCTGATAATTATCCAGTTCCTGCTCACTACTCTGGTAATTGTGAGGTTACAAGTGATTTTCCATCAGGGTCCTGCAACAGAAAGCTTGTTGGAGCTCGACATTTTGCTGCATCTGCAATAACCCGAGGAGTCTTCAATgcctctcaagatcttgcttcaccATCTGATAGTGATGGTCATGGGAC CCACACAGCATCAATCGCGGCTGGTAATCATGGAATACCTGTTATTGTGGCTGGGCATCACTTTGGGAATGCAAGTGGAATGGCTCCTCGTGCACA CATCGCTGTCTATAAAGCGCTGTACAAAGGTTTTGGTGGTTTTGCTGCTGATGTAGTGGCTGCAATAGATCAG GCAGCTGAAGATAACGTTGACATAATCAGTTTATCCATTACCCCTAATAGGAGGCCTCCTGGATTGGCTACATTCTTTAATCCAATTGATATGGCACTAATGTCAGCTGTGAAAGATGGCATATTTGTTGTGCAAGCTGCAGGAAATACCGGTCCTTCCCCTAAGAGCATGTCTTCATACAGTCCATGGATTTTTACTGTAGGCGCTTCAGCCCATGACAGGGAGTACAACAATTATGTTGTACTTGGCAACAATTTGACCATTTCAGGAGTAGGCCTTGCTC CTGGAACAGATGGTGATTCCATGTACAATCTGATTGCTGCACCTCATGCACTGCAAAATTATACCACCACTCCTATTGAAATGTCCCTAGGAGAGTGTCAAGATCCAAGCCATCTAGATAAAGATCTGATAAGGGGGAAGATACTGGTCTGCAGCTATTCCATAAGATTTGTGCTTGGCCTCTCTTCTGTGAAGCAAGCTTTGGATACAGCAAAGAATGTCAGTGCTGCAGGAGTTATATTTTACTTGGATCCTTTTGTCCTTGGTTTCCAGCTGAACCCAACTCCAATGGATATACCTGGACTTATAATACCATCACCTGATGACTCTAAG ATATTCCTAAGTTATTACAACAATTCGCTTGTACGAGATGGGACGTCAGACAGAGTTGTCAACTTCGGTGCAGTTGCGAAAATACTAGGAGGTCTGAAGCCAAATTATGGTAGTTCGGCACCAAAAGTGATGTTTTATTCTGCTAGGGGGCCTGACCCTGAGGATAATACATTGGCCAATGCCGATATCTTGAAACCAAATGTGGTAGCACCTGGCAGTTCCATTTGGGGTGCTTGGAGTTCGCGTGGATTGGATTCTGCTGAATTTACCG GTGAAAGTTTTGCGATGCTCTCTGGTACAAGTATGGCTGCACCACACATTGCTGGCCTTGCTGCTCTAATCAAGCAGAAGTTCCCTTCTTTTAGCCCGGCGGCTATAGGTTCCGCACTGTCTACTACTACAACTCTCAGTGACAGGCAGGGGAACCCAATCATGTCGCAGCGAACATACAGCAACCCGGACTCCACACAAACTCCAGCTACACCTTTTGACATGGGGAATGGGTTTGCCAATGCCACTGCTGCTTTGGACCCTGGGCTCATATTTGATTGCA GTTATGATGACTACCTCTCCTTTCTGTGTGGTATAAATGGTTCTGCTCCAGTAGTGGCGAACTACACCGGCAACAGCTGCGGGGCCTCCACCATGACCGGAGCAGACCTGAACCTGCCGTCGATCACCATAGCCGTGCTCAACCAGTCGAGAACAGTAACTAGAACGGTCACCAATGTGGCGAGCGACGAGAACTACACGCTCAGTTGCAACGCCCCCTACGGGGTGGCGGCATCCGCGGCACCGACACAGTTCTTCATCGCCAGCGGGCAGAAGCAGCTCGTGACCTTCGTCGTGAACGCCACCATGACCAACTCTTCGGTGAGCTTCGGGGACGTCGAGTTCTACGGGGACAAAGGTCACCGGGTGGTTATTCCGTTCACGGTCATGTCCAAGGCTGTGTAG
- the LOC119277123 gene encoding protein PLASTID TRANSCRIPTIONALLY ACTIVE 12, chloroplastic-like codes for MASCSHPWLFPGMSPPPAASTAVPVPSFCKPSKVFASLRQRRKVGSVAPTRARRCTIRCVKDESIHFDPSKIEAPPYSSYFDSTSGQLEPASGARASIPGQEYWPEGTAARVRAARAPAPVGESAGTPSLGKKPGSRRKGYKGQAASASAAGGAETSGDDGEFIVATEVPLDDTLEETNDSLNEYVIYEAPKEESLSEYEMDKMMGRPHPFVDPAKAMLAEEPKSSEELWWNWRRKSETEMWSRWQRRRPDVDTVFAKAMAETGQIKIFGDHPTRTEAALAKTRRHLHKEERLEAEQRRLEEIGPIAYYSEWVEAYKQKDTSWEAIQKHFEETGEDENTQLITMFQYQTAGEYRIMMGTDVRIQRDPLAMRMREDQIKQIWGGDPVYPTVNYVQDPDEVIDYRSPEFHEPTPEVVPYLMEHGIMMTKEELDARLMEEEEDVDQDITYIPEVKDPMATAVDIGEHSFNEDSDDEEEVDKAVALPESLEDEEDGGDEAVEVEGKVSQNWSVLKTTGQDEKPKEKLKKDQMSLKDAINESENLTDFLMDFEEDE; via the exons ATGGCGTCTTGCTCCCACCCTTGGCTCTTCCCAG GCATGTCGCCGCCGCCTGCTGCCTCCACCGCCGTGCCGGTTCCGAGCTTCTGCAAGCCTTCG AAGGTGTTTGCTAGTTTGCGTCAGCGGAGAAAGGTAGGGTCAGTCGCGCCGACCAGAGCGCGGAGATGCACGATCAGGTGCGTCAAGGACGAGTCCATCCATTTTGATCCGTCGAAGATCGAAGCGCCACCGTACTCCAGTTACTTCGACTCCACGTCTGGTCAGCTCGAGCCGGCGTCAGGTGCCCGCGCAAGCATACCTGGGCAGGAGTACTGGCCGGAGGGCACTGCAGCCCGCGTCCGTGCTGCCCGTGCACCTGCACCGGTCGGGGAGTCGGCCGGGACTCCGTCTCTTGGCAAGAAACCCGGAAGCAGGAGGAAAGGGTACAAGGGGCAGGCAGCGTCCGCATCAGCGGCGGGCGGTGCGGAGACCAGTGGAGATGACGGCGAGTTCATTGTGGCCACTGAGGTTCCACTAGATGATACGTTGGAGGAAACAAATGATTCGCTGAATGAATATGTCATCTACGAGGCGCCCAAGGAGGAGAGTTTGAGCGAGTATGAGATGGACAAGATGATGGGGCGGCCACACCCATTTGTTGACCCAGCAAAGGCGATGTTGGCAGAGGAACCGAAATCGAGCGAGGAGCTCTGGTGGAATTGGAGGAGGAAGTCCGAGACAGAAATGTGGTCAAGATGGCAGAGGAGGCGCCCAGATGTTGACACG GTCTTTGCAAAGGCAATGGCCGAGACTGGGCAGATTAAAATATTTGGAGATCACCCTACAAGAACAGAAGCTGCTCTTGCCAAGACAAGAAGACATTTACACAAAGAGGAAAG GTTAGAAGCAGAACAAAGGAGACTAGAAGAAATAGGACCAATTGCATACTATTCAGAATGGGTAGAAGCATATAAACAAAAGGACACATCATGGGAAGCCATTCAGAAGCACTTTGAGGAGACTGGTGAAGATGAGAATACTCAACTTATAACAATGTTTCAATACCAAACTGCTGGGGAATATCGTATCATGATGGGCACTGATGTTCGTATACAACGAGATCCTTTGGCAATGAGGATGCGTGAAGACCAGATTAAACAGA TTTGGGGTGGCGATCCTGTTTACCCAACTGTGAACTATGTTCAGGATCCTGATGAAGTGATTGACTACAGGAGTCCGGAGTTTCATGAGCCTACCCCTGAAGTTGTACCTTATTTGATGGAG CATGGGATAATGATGACGAAGGAAGAACTGGATGCACGTTtgatggaagaggaggaagacGTCGATCAAGACATCACG TACATTCCTGAAGTCAAAGATCCCATGGCTACTGCTGTTGATATTGGAGAACATTCT TTcaatgaagatagtgatgatgaggaggaggttgACAAAGCTGTCGCACTGCCCGAGTCACTAGAG GATGAGGAAGATGGCGGCGATGAGGCTGTGGAAGTTGAAGGGAAAGTGAGTCAGAACTGGAGTGTTCTAAAGACTACTGGGCAGGACGAAAAACCAAAG GAAAAGTTAAAGAAAGATCAGATGTCACTTAAAGACGCTATTAATGAGTCTGAGAACCTTACTGATTTCCTTATGGACTTTGAAGAAGATGAGTAA
- the LOC119277125 gene encoding O-acyltransferase WSD1-like — protein sequence MDAATLRKRPLSVKTAAGREGRTAPEAELGEPVSPSARLVEDFYIIVLMGASTPLNLPALRAGIEAQLARYPHFRSIQVTDKDDNLRWAPTTVNVDNHLIRPTLDPASVAANPDKAVEDYVASLSTLPMDRSQPLWEFHLFDFPTSEATSTAAIRVHHSLGDGMSLLTLLMACTRSAADPTRLPAMPPLPSRTGAIYERPRPSAGVLAYLLWVWSFVVLAWHTVVDVVGFFATILFLKDPHTLFKRVNHAETQRKRIVHRRLSLDDVKFVKNAMKCTVNDVLIGVTYAALSRYHSRKSGETDTGKEIRVRSMLLVNLRPTTSLHACVDMIKSGKESHVKWGNELGFIILPFFIGMHSDPLDYVRKGKKVVDRKKSSLEVVFTHVAAEVIFKVFGLKAASAIFHRMISHTTISFANMTGPVEQVEFCGHPVVFIAPSGYGPPEALTVNYQSYVNTIMINLALDEGHFPDYDELLDDFVESLEHIKNAASRLGMHHRKA from the exons ATGGACGCCGCCACCCTGCGGAAGCGGCCGCTCTCGGTCAAGACGGCCGCCGGACGCGAAGGGCggacggcgccggaagcagagctgggGGAGCCGGTCAGCCCCTCCGCGAGGCTcgtggaggacttctacatcatcgTCCTCATGGGCGCCTCCACGCCCCTCAACCTCCCCGCCCTCCGCGCCGGCATCGAGGCCCAGCTCGCACGCTACCCACACTTCCGCAGCATCCAG GTGACGGACAAGGACGACAACCTGCGGTGGGCGCCGACGACGGTGAACGTGGACAACCACCTGATCCGCCCGACGCTGGACCCGGCCTCCGTGGCGGCCAACCCGGACAAGGCCGTGGAGGACTACGTGGCGTCCCTGTCCACGCTGCCCATGGACCGGTCCCAGCCGCTCTGGGAGTTCCACCTGTTCGACTTCCCGACCTCCGAGGCGACGTCCACCGCGGCCATCCGCGTGCACCACTCCCTCGGGGACGGCATGTCGCTGCTCACGCTCCTCATGGCCTGCACGCGCAGCGCCGCCGACCCGACCAGGCTGCCGGCCATGCCGCCGCTGCCATCGCGCACGGGCGCCATCTACGAGCGCCCGCGCCCTTCGGCGGGCGTCCTGGCGTACCTCCTCTGGGTCTGGTCGTTCGTCGTGCTCGCCTGGCACACCGTGGTGGACGTCGTCGGCTTCTTCGCGACCATACTGTTCTTGAAGGATCCGCACACGCTGTTCAAGCGGGTGAACCACGCGGAGACGCAACGCAAGCGCATCGTGCACCGGAGGCTTAGCCTCGACGACGTCAAGTTCGTCAAGAACGCCATGAAATGC ACAGTTAACGATGTGTTGATTGGAGTCACATACGCTGCCCTGTCGCGCTATCACTCCCGAAAGTCAG GTGAAACCGACACTGGCAAAGAGATACGCGTGCGCTCAATGCTTCTTGTCAACTTAAGGCCCACCACAAGCCTACAC GCATGTGTTGATATGATAAAGTCGGGCAAAGAAAGCCACGTGAAATGGGGAAATGAACTTGGGTTCATCATCCTTCCGTTCTTCATCGGCATGCACAGTGACCCACTCGACTACGTTCGCAAAGGGAAGAAGGTTGTGGACAGGAAGAAGAGCTCACTGGAGGTGGTATTCACACATGTCGCCGCAGAAGTGATCTTCAAAGTGTTTGGGCTGAAG GCAGCTTCGGCTATCTTCCATCGTATGATCTCCCATACCACTATATCGTTCGCCAACATGACTGGCCCGGTTGAACAGGTGGAGTTTTGTGGGCATCCAGTCGTCTTCATCGCCCCTAGCGGCTATGGACCGCCAGAA GCCCTAACCGTGAATTATCAAAGCTATGTCAACACCATCATGATAAATCTAGCACTGGATGAGGGACACTTTCCTGACTATGATGAACTTTTGGATGACTTTGTTGAATCCCTTGAGCATATTAAGAATGCAGCTTCACGCCTTGGAATGCATCATAGGAAGGCCTAA